The region TGTGCGGCTGGTGCTACGGCGCAAAACCTTTGGTGCAAGCCGCCCAAACACTGCTTGAGGTGGCTGCGCACGGCGGTGGCATGATGGCTGGGGCCCATCGGCAGACCGTTTCACCACAGCTGCGCGACTACGTGATGCCCCACGACCGACGCATCGCCGAGTACACCGGTCAGCCTTTCGGTGAGGCGTATTTCGAAGGTCTGTTGCGTGATGACACGGCCGTCTTCGATTCTGCACCGCCGATTGCGGCCGTGCTGGCAGCCGAACAGATCGCCGGATGCGGACTGGCGTTGCTAGGGCGTTTGCAGCGTGCGCACTACGTTGAAGGGCGACGCATCGCTGATGAAGCTGTGTTGTTTGAACTTGCGACTGATATAGGTCTCGAACCTCAAGCCTTCCAGGCGGCGTTCAAAGAGGCCGATACCGATCGCCATATCAAGGAAAGCCGCGCACTCTTGGCTGCCGTCGGTGGCCAAGGCTTTCCGACCTTCGCCCTGGAGCGTGATGGCCAGTTCACGTTGATCGACATCGGTCCGTGGCTTGGCAAGCCTGAAGCGTTCGCGCAATGGTTGGGTCAATCGTTTCCCACGCAAGCGTCGTCGTCCCCTGTTCAAGCCTGTGGCCTTGACGGCTGCACCCACTGAATTCATCTGGAGTCACCTATGGATAATCTCAGCCTGATCAAAAGCACCTACGAAGGCGCCAACGCCGAGGAAAGCGCGCGCAATACCGCCGCGGCGCTTGCCGATGACGCGCGGTGGACCGAAGCCGCAGGCTTTCCCTATGCGGGGACCTACGTTGGTTTCGATGCCATTGTCGAAAACGTTTTCAAACGCTTGGCGACTGAGTGGGAGGGTTTTCAGTTCAAGGTCGAGAGTTACGTGGCACAGGGTGACAAGGTCTTTGCCTACGGCAA is a window of Pseudomonas sp. DC1.2 DNA encoding:
- a CDS encoding nuclear transport factor 2 family protein, translated to MDNLSLIKSTYEGANAEESARNTAAALADDARWTEAAGFPYAGTYVGFDAIVENVFKRLATEWEGFQFKVESYVAQGDKVFAYGNYSGVYKTTGRPMNARVAHLWTLADGKVTHFEQFVDSHTVQLAVLGN
- a CDS encoding DsbA family protein; the protein is MTLHYIYDPLCGWCYGAKPLVQAAQTLLEVAAHGGGMMAGAHRQTVSPQLRDYVMPHDRRIAEYTGQPFGEAYFEGLLRDDTAVFDSAPPIAAVLAAEQIAGCGLALLGRLQRAHYVEGRRIADEAVLFELATDIGLEPQAFQAAFKEADTDRHIKESRALLAAVGGQGFPTFALERDGQFTLIDIGPWLGKPEAFAQWLGQSFPTQASSSPVQACGLDGCTH